The genomic stretch TCCTTTCCAGTAAAAGACTGATTCTAACATCGTTATAAAACGTTCTTTTCAGAAAAAGACTGCTTCTGACATTGTTACAAAACGTCCTTTCTAGTGAAAGACTGCTTCTAACATGGATACAAAACGTTCTTTCCAGTGAAAGATTGCTTCTAACATCGTTACAAAACGTTCTTTCTAGTGAAAGACTGCTTCTAACATCGATACAAAACGTTCTTTCCAGTGAAAGACTGCCTCTATGACGTGTTTGGGAGGACGTACACAGGCACTCAGAACACAACGATGGCCGGACACACGTGCAAAACGTGGGAACGGGACTCTGCGCAGTTCCTGCCAGGTGACAATCCTCACAACTTCTGTCGAAACCCCAGGCTACAACGCAGAGGATATGCCAGGCAACCCTGGTGTTACGTGGACATGACGTCACACGGCCTCTCTGACGTCAACATTACGTCGCATGCTGTCGCTGAGGACAATGACGAAACCATCGAACTTTGTGACCTCAAACGATGTAGTAAGTGGGAATCTCGGCTTTGTTTGTGGTCTGTTAACACCCAGCTTGTGTGATATACCCGGGACACAccaaggggagtggggaggggggggggggggtatccaggCTGTTTATCAGTGCTTTAGTCTGTAAGAGCAGCTACTTGGTGAACACTGTACCCTTGTTATCTTCTTgtgtttgttgatattgttggctGTGTAGGTAAAGTATGAACCATGTCACCTGGATGTAAGGTAAAGTATGAACCATGTCACCTGGATGTAAGGTAAAGTATGAACCATGTCACCTGGATGTAAGGTAAAGTATGAACCATGTCACCTGGATGTAAGGTAAAGTGTGAACCATGTCACCTGGATGTAAGGTAAAATATGAACCGTGTCACCTGGATGTATAGGTAAAGTatgaaccatgtgtgtgtgtgtgtgtgtgtgtgtgtgtgtgtgtgtgtgtgtgtgtgtgtgtgtgtgtgtgtgtgtgtgttgcagactgtCCCAGCTACCTGTTTGGGGAGAGCTGTGTCAACCAGTGTCACTGCCggaacacgacagaggtgtgtgacGTCACCACTGgaagctgtctgtctggctgtgctgCCGGCTGGCTGGAGAGTGACTGTCAGaaacgtcagtctgtctgtctgttagtctgtctgtctggctgtgctgCCGGCTGGCTGGAGAGTGACTGTCAGaaacgtcagtctgtctgtctgttagtctgtctgtctgtatgtcagtttgtctgactgtctgtctgtctgtcggtctgtcggtcggtcggtctgtcagtttgtctgtctgtctgtctgtctgtctgtctgtcagtttgtctgtctctcagtcagtcagtcagtcagtcagtctgtctgtctgtctgtctgtatgtatgactgtctacctgtctgtttgtctacctgtctgtctgtctgtcagcatggtAAAGTTGTTGTACTGCAGGATGGTTTGACCGTGACTGTCAGAacactctgtgtctgcctgcctgtaaaACGGCGTTGGATAAGTCAGTTCACTGATTTGAGATGACTGACACCATTAGAATATTGACTGTGTGATTGGTGCTGCAGTTTGTTAGTGTCTTGTATGTACAAGGCCCCCAGTTCTGTACATTTAACATGGAAATTGTACAGCTTGGTTCAACACCAAAACCATTCGCTTAGCTTATTTGCAAGGCAGTTGGTTTTCATGTACAATAATTTGTTGCATGGGAAGAATTAATGCTAGAATTATAACAGATACCAACATGGTGTTGTTTGAAGTGTTCATCGCTGTGCAATTATGCTGTTGCTGGAAAATGTATGACTCATAGCCTGTTGGTGGGTCAGTTATCAGCAACACTGAACTGTGTGACCTTGTGTCCACAGGCTGTGAcactgtggtggtcagtgtgtgacctTGTGTCCACAGGCTGTGAcactgtggtggtcagtgtgtgacctTGTGTCCACAGGCTGTGAcactgtggtggtcagtgtgtgacctTGTGTCCACAGGCTGTGAcactgtggtggtcagtgtgtgacctTGTGTCCACAGGCTGTGAcactgtggtggtcagtgtgtgacctTGTGTCCACAGCCTGTGAcactgtggtggtcagtgtgtgacctTGTGTCCACAGGCTGTGAcactgtggtggtcagtgtgtgacctTGTGTCCACAGGCTGTGAcactgtggtggtcagtgtgtgacctTGTGTCCACAGGCTGTGAcactgtggtggtcagtgtgtgacctTGTGTCCACAGGCTGTGAcactgtggtggtcagtgtgtgacctTGTGTCCACAGGCTGTGacactgtgttggtcagtgtgtgaccTTGTGTCCACAGGCTGTGAcactgtggtggtcagtgtgtgacctTGTGTCCACAGGCTGTGAcactgtggtggtcagtgtgtgacctTGTGTCCACAGGCTGTGAcactgtggtggtcagtgtgtgacctTGTGTCCACAGGCTGTGACAAGGGTCACTATGGTGCTGGCTGTAAACAGACGTGTGGCACGTGCTACGACAGTGAGTGTGACCCAGAAACTGGACAGTGCCTGCTGGGCTGTGTGCCAGGCTTCTCCGGCCAGCACTGTGACCAAGGTGAAGGTCAGTTTTGTTTGGGGTCCTGACACCTCTTCTTTATGTTGCGTGACTGGATTGCCTCCCCTGATGACAGAGTAGACAACCAAATGGTCCCAACAAAGCtgctgaaaaataaagaaacaaataaacaagcaaacaacaacaacaataaataagaacaaaaacaaacaaataaaaaaaaaacaaaaaaaaacaacagaacaaacaacccccaggaaacaacaacaacacaaacaatcaaaagaatcaatcaatcaacaacaacaacacaaataatcaaacaatcaacaacaacacaaacaatcaaacaatcaacaacacaaacaaacaatcaacagcaacgacacaaacaatcaaaataatcaacaacaacaatacaaacaatcaaaacaatcaaacaatcaataacaacaacacaatcaaaacaatcaacaacaacaacaacaacacaaacaatcaaaacaatcaacaacacaaacaatcaaaacaatcaacaacaacaacaacacaatcaaaacaatcaaacaatcaacaacaacaacacaaacaatcaaaacaatcaaacaatcaacaacaacaacacaaacaatcaacaacaacaacaacacaaacaaacaatcaaaacaatcaaacaatcaacaacacaatcaaaacaatcaaacaatcaacaacaacaacacacacaatcaaaacaatcaaacaacaacaaaacctaaccAAGCAACAACTGAACTGTTCAATGTGCCATGCTCAACAGCGGGGTTCTCCTATGACCGGCAATGCGGGAATCTACATGGGCAAACTCAATGCTATTGCAATGTTGCAATGCTCAACCAAAAATTATAGACCGTTGTTgccaacacaacaaaaataagttATGTACATAATATAACATTGCATAACGTAACATAACAGCATAGCATAGTACAACGTACATACCATAGTACAGGATATGATTagagggtatggtatggtatggtatggtatggtatggtgtggtatggtatggtatggtatggtatggtatggtgtggtgtggtgtggtatggtatggtatggtatggtgtggtgtggtgtggtgtggtatggtatggtatggtgtggtgtggtgtggtgtggtatggtgtggtatggtatggtatggtgtggtatggtatgtatggtatggtatggtatggtgtggtgtggtgtggtgtggtgtggtatggtgtggtatggtatggtatggtatggtatggtatggtgtggtgtggtgtgggtggtatggtgtggtatggtatggttatggtgtggtatggcaagGTTCTGTACTATACattatggtgtggtatggtatggtatggtatggtatggtgtggtgtggtgtggtattgtatggtatgtatggtatggtgtggtatggcatggtatggcatggtgtggtatggtatggtatggtgtggaatggtatggtgggtgtggtgtggtatggtgtggtatggtatggtatggtatggtatggcatggtgtggtatggtatggtatggtgtggaatggtatggtgtggtgtggtgtggtgtggtatggtgtggtagggtatggtgtggaatggtatggtgtggtatggtatggtatggcatggtgtggtatgggtatggtatggtgtggtgtggtatggtatggtatggtatggtgtggtgtggtgtggtgtggtgtggtatggtgtggtgtggtatggtatggtgtggtgtggtgtggtgtggtgtggtatggtatggtatggtgtggtgtggtatggtatggtatggtatggtatggtatggtgtggtgtggtgtggtgtggtatggtgtggtgtggtgtggtgtggtgtggtgtggtgtggtatggtatggtatggtgtggtgtggtgtggtgtggtatggtatggtgtggtatggtgtggtatggtatggtgtggtgtggtgtggtgtggtatggtgtggtgtggtatggtgtggtgtggtgtggtgtggtatggtgtggtgtggtatggtatggtgtggtgtggtgtggtgtggtatggtatggtatggtatggtatgatatggcaAGGTTCTGTACTATACGAtacattgtggtgtggtgtggtatggtgtggtatggtaatggtatggtgtggtgtggtgtggtgtggtgtggtatgatatggtatggtgtggtgtggtgtggtgtggtttggtatggtgtggtatggtatggtgtggtatatggtatggtgtggtatggtgtggtgtggtgtggtatgttatggtatggtatgttatggtatggtatggtatggtgtggtatggtatggtgtggtatggtatggtgtagtatggtatggtgtggtgtggtgtggtgtggtgtggtatggtatagtatggtacggtatggtatggtgtggtgtggtgtggtatggtatagtatggtacggtatggtatggtgtggtgtggtgtggtatggtatagtatggtacggtatggtatggtgtggtgtggtgtggtatggtatagtatggtacggtatggtatggtgtggtgtggtatggtatggtgtggtatggtatggtgtggtatggtgtggtgtggtatgttatggtatggtatggtatggtgtagtatggtatggtgtggtgtggtgtggtgtggtatggtatagtatggtacggtatggtatggtgtggtgtggtgtggtatggtatagtgtggtacggtatggtatggtatggtgtggtgtagtatgttctggtgtggtgtggtgtggtatggtatggtatagtatggtacggtatggtatggtgtggtgtggtgtagtatggtatggtgtggtatggtatggtatggtatggtgtggtgtagtatgttctggtgtggtgtggtgtggtatggtatggtatggtgtggtgtggtgtggtgtggtatggtgtggtgtggtgtggtgtggtgtggtatagtatggtgtggtgtggtatggtgtggtatagtatggtatggtatggtatggtgtggtgtagtatggtgtggtgtgggatggtatggtatggtgtggtgtggtgtggtgtggtatggtatggtgtggtgtggtgtggtgtggtatagtatggtgtggtgtggtatggtgtggtatagtatggtatggtgtggtatggtgtggtgtggtgtggtgtggtatggtatggtgtggtgtggtgtgatgtggtatggtgtggtatggtatggtatggtgtggtatggtgtggtgtggtgtggtatggtgtggtgtggtgtggtgtggtgtgggtcagtacagtacagtatggtacagtacggtacggtatggtattaTATGGTATGGAatgacacagtacagtacagtacagtacagtacagtacagtactatactatactatactatactatactatactagtATAgtgcgtgacgtgacgtgacgtgacttgACGACCTGACACAGCACAGACCAACAACATAACGTCACCATTCCGTCCCTTCAAAcagcaccaccccctccctccaacacctctcgccctccctccgCCCCGCTGGTTCGCTGTCGGCCTTGTCACGTGACCTGCAGCATGTGCGTTGGCGCGCGGGACGAGGACTGCAGCAAGTGCCCGGAGGGGCGCCACCTGGAGGCGGTGAGCGGTGCCGGGGGCCGGGGGACCAGGGGGAGGTGTGTCATCCAGGCCCAGCTCTTTCCTCTCCTCGTCGTCTGCATCGTTGGCGTGGCGgccggtgtggtggtggtggtggtggtggtggtgtgcgtggtgaaacgttgtcgtcgtcgctgtggTGGTAAGAGCTTCAGCCACGGTGACGTCTCCTTCGCCAGCCTGAACGAGGGGCCGAACGGAGgtcgggaggaggagggggagggggaggaggggggagggacttcATCCCCTATCATCGTCGCCACCACAGCAGCGGACTCTTTGAGGCAAATGCCCCCCGCGCAAGGCTCTGAGCCAATCAGAGGACTTTTCGCCGGCCTCAGGAAAAAGAAGACAGGCGCCGATCTCAAAGCCACCTCAGCAGCTATGGTCTCTCGCAGACTAACGTCCCCCCAAGACTGGTACGAGCCGGTCGAACTTTCCGACAGCTTCAGGGAAAAGAAGGACAAGCAAACCGGTGTCAAACGGACCCTAGTGGACCCTCGCCGACTAACGGCCCCCCAGGATGG from Babylonia areolata isolate BAREFJ2019XMU chromosome 33, ASM4173473v1, whole genome shotgun sequence encodes the following:
- the LOC143277047 gene encoding uncharacterized protein LOC143277047 isoform X2, with the translated sequence METRGTMQEGGLLVLMTLMSVLRPGMVLGWQMTCLQPAGNAQGCCSCGGGPESLLCLTSCPVGHFESSVRSTTDCLVTPSTPECPRGRFGWKCNLECRCESGSNPGCDVKTGKCEAGCDVKTGKCEAGCDVKTGKCEAGCEDDRYGPHCLFLKDCLYDVFGRTYTGTQNTTMAGHTCKTWERDSAQFLPGDNPHNFCRNPRLQRRGYARQPWCYVDMTSHGLSDVNITSHAVAEDNDETIELCDLKRCNCPSYLFGESCVNQCHCRNTTEVCDVTTGSCLSGCAAGWLESDCQKRCDKGHYGAGCKQTCGTCYDSECDPETGQCLLGCVPGFSGQHCDQAPPPPSNTSRPPSAPLVRCRPCHVTCSMCVGARDEDCSKCPEGRHLEAVSGAGGRGTRGRCVIQAQLFPLLVVCIVGVAAGVVVVVVVVVCVVKRCRRRCGGKSFSHGDVSFASLNEGPNGGREEEGEGEEGGGTSSPIIVATTAADSLRQMPPAQGSEPIRGLFAGLRKKKTGADLKATSAAMVSRRLTSPQDWYEPVELSDSFREKKDKQTGVKRTLVDPRRLTAPQDGYELVELSDSFKKKKNKVAGPKPTPTAVDSARLTPPEQAYEPMDVPIVEGVGGLEGVSGNQEAVSHTSPEDLEEPQGVYGNVEVKDSEDLGVMEGVYGNVERKGHTDSEDLGVMEGVYGNVERKDHTDSEDLGVMEEVYGNVERKGHTDSEDLGEMEGVYGNVERKDHTDSEVLGVMEGVYGNVERKDHTDSEVLGEMEGVYGNVERKDHTDSEDLGEMEELYSNQETVAQHRHSKASGNSGSGRMAKTAVM
- the LOC143277047 gene encoding uncharacterized protein LOC143277047 isoform X3, whose amino-acid sequence is METRGTMQEGGLLVLMTLMSVLRPGMVLGWQMTCLQPAGNAQGCCSCGGGPESLLCLTSCPVGHFESSVRSTTDCLVTPSTPECPRGRFGWKCNLECRCESGSNPGCDVKTGKCEAGCDVKTGKCEAGCEDDRYGPHCLFLKDCLYDVFGRTYTGTQNTTMAGHTCKTWERDSAQFLPGDNPHNFCRNPRLQRRGYARQPWCYVDMTSHGLSDVNITSHAVAEDNDETIELCDLKRCNCPSYLFGESCVNQCHCRNTTEVCDVTTGSCLSGCAAGWLESDCQKRCDKGHYGAGCKQTCGTCYDSECDPETGQCLLGCVPGFSGQHCDQGEAPPPPSNTSRPPSAPLVRCRPCHVTCSMCVGARDEDCSKCPEGRHLEAVSGAGGRGTRGRCVIQAQLFPLLVVCIVGVAAGVVVVVVVVVCVVKRCRRRCGGKSFSHGDVSFASLNEGPNGGREEEGEGEEGGGTSSPIIVATTAADSLRQMPPAQGSEPIRGLFAGLRKKKTGADLKATSAAMVSRRLTSPQDWYEPVELSDSFREKKDKQTGVKRTLVDPRRLTAPQDGYELVELSDSFKKKKNKVAGPKPTPTAVDSARLTPPEQAYEPMDVPIVEGVGGLEGVSGNQEAVSHTSPEDLEEPQGVYGNVEVKDSEDLGVMEGVYGNVERKGHTDSEDLGVMEGVYGNVERKDHTDSEDLGVMEEVYGNVERKGHTDSEDLGEMEGVYGNVERKDHTDSEVLGVMEGVYGNVERKDHTDSEVLGEMEGVYGNVERKDHTDSEDLGEMEELYSNQETVAQHRHSKASGNSGSGRMAKTAVM
- the LOC143277047 gene encoding uncharacterized protein LOC143277047 isoform X1 produces the protein METRGTMQEGGLLVLMTLMSVLRPGMVLGWQMTCLQPAGNAQGCCSCGGGPESLLCLTSCPVGHFESSVRSTTDCLVTPSTPECPRGRFGWKCNLECRCESGSNPGCDVKTGKCEAGCDVKTGKCEAGCDVKTGKCEAGCEDDRYGPHCLFLKDCLYDVFGRTYTGTQNTTMAGHTCKTWERDSAQFLPGDNPHNFCRNPRLQRRGYARQPWCYVDMTSHGLSDVNITSHAVAEDNDETIELCDLKRCNCPSYLFGESCVNQCHCRNTTEVCDVTTGSCLSGCAAGWLESDCQKRCDKGHYGAGCKQTCGTCYDSECDPETGQCLLGCVPGFSGQHCDQGEAPPPPSNTSRPPSAPLVRCRPCHVTCSMCVGARDEDCSKCPEGRHLEAVSGAGGRGTRGRCVIQAQLFPLLVVCIVGVAAGVVVVVVVVVCVVKRCRRRCGGKSFSHGDVSFASLNEGPNGGREEEGEGEEGGGTSSPIIVATTAADSLRQMPPAQGSEPIRGLFAGLRKKKTGADLKATSAAMVSRRLTSPQDWYEPVELSDSFREKKDKQTGVKRTLVDPRRLTAPQDGYELVELSDSFKKKKNKVAGPKPTPTAVDSARLTPPEQAYEPMDVPIVEGVGGLEGVSGNQEAVSHTSPEDLEEPQGVYGNVEVKDSEDLGVMEGVYGNVERKGHTDSEDLGVMEGVYGNVERKDHTDSEDLGVMEEVYGNVERKGHTDSEDLGEMEGVYGNVERKDHTDSEVLGVMEGVYGNVERKDHTDSEVLGEMEGVYGNVERKDHTDSEDLGEMEELYSNQETVAQHRHSKASGNSGSGRMAKTAVM